Part of the Tolypothrix sp. PCC 7910 genome, CCCGCGTTGCTGAATTGATCAAACGGGAAGTTAGCCAAATGCTACTTAACGGGATTAAGGATGACCGTGTGGGTACAGGAATGGTAAGTGTTACCGATGTTGATGTCTCTGGTGATTTACAACACGCCAAAATTTACGTCAGTATCTATGGCACAGAAGAAGCTAAGGCAGAAACAATGGCTGGCTTAAAGTCAGCAACAGGTTACGTCCGCAGCGAACTGGGAGCTAGGGTAAGGCTGCGTCGTACACCAGAAGTTATATTCATTGAAGACCGTTCTTTAGAACGCGGTACAAGAGTACTGACGCTATTGAACCAACTCAAGTCCGATCGCCCATC contains:
- the rbfA gene encoding 30S ribosome-binding factor RbfA, whose translation is MATNRRISRVAELIKREVSQMLLNGIKDDRVGTGMVSVTDVDVSGDLQHAKIYVSIYGTEEAKAETMAGLKSATGYVRSELGARVRLRRTPEVIFIEDRSLERGTRVLTLLNQLKSDRPSANLSGDDDNNSDEYDDDFAE